A window of Panicum virgatum strain AP13 chromosome 8K, P.virgatum_v5, whole genome shotgun sequence contains these coding sequences:
- the LOC120644560 gene encoding anthocyanidin 5,3-O-glucosyltransferase-like, producing the protein MKKTVVLYPGLSVSHFVPMLQLADALLEAGYAVTVALIDPSLKGDIALAAVIDRVSCSKPSVVFHKLPRIQDPPTIVHDENFIVRYSELVARHHGHLHDLLVSMAPGSIHCLIVDMMSIEVLDVTDKLGIPVFAFFPMNASVLAVSVQLVSSTRAEGQPAGFEEEGDTPQIFYGVPPLPPSHLSDKLLGNPGSEAKKVRLNMMRRIQETKGILANTFVSLEARAVKGLGDPRWFPTMPPLYCVGPLVAGYSEATERHECLKWLDEQPDHSVVFLCFGSVGTGNHSEAQLKEIAAGLERSGHRFLWVVRAPSHDDLEKPSDPCADPDLDALLPEGFLGRTNSRGRVVKLWAPQVEVLHHRATGAFMTHCGWNSVLEGITAGVPMLCWPLYAEQKMNKVFMVEEYGVGVEMVGWQQGLVTAEEVVEAKVRLVMESEKGEQLRAQVMAHKEAADMAWKDGGSSRAAFGKFLVDVHAGLGLARR; encoded by the coding sequence ATGAAGAAGACCGTCGTGCTGTACCCGGGCCTCTCCGTCAGCCACTTCGTCCCCATGCTGCAGCTCGCCGACGCCCTCCTGGAGGCGGGCTATGCCGTCACCGTGGCCCTCATCGACCCCAGCCTGAAAGGAGACATCGCCTTGGCCGCGGTCATCGACCGCGTGTCCTGCTCCAAGCCGTCCGTCGTCTTCCACAAGCTGCCACGGATCCAGGACCCTCCCACCATTGTCCACGACGAAAATTTCATCGTCAGGTACTCCGAGCTCGTGGCGCGCCACCACGGTCACCTGCACGACCTCCTCGTCTCCATGGCTCCTGGCAGCATTCACTGCTTGATCGTGGACATGATGTCCATAGAGGTACTTGATGTCACCGACAAGCTCGGGATCCCAGTATTTGCCTTCTTCCCCATGAATGCCTCTGTCCTCGCCGTGTCCGTTCAGCTGGTTTCATCGACCCGTGCTGAAGGCCAGCCAGCTGGTTTCGAAGAGGAAGGAGACACGCCCCAAATTTTCTATGGCGTCCCACCCCTGCCGCCCTCTCACCTCTCTGATAAGTTGCTTGGGAATCCAGGGAGCGAGGCAAAAAAGGTACGACTGAACATGATGCGCAGAATCCAAGAAACCAAAGGAATTCTAGCGAACACGTTCGTGTCGCTCGAGGCTCGTGCGGTGAAAGGTCTTGGGGATCCACGGTGGTTCCCCACGATGCCTCCGCTGTACTGCGTCGGGCCATTGGTCGCCGGGTACAGCGAGGCCACAGAAAGGCACGAGTGCCTGAAATGGCTCGACGAGCAACCAGATCACAGTGTTGTGTTCCTCTGCTTTGGGAGCGTAGGGACAGGCAACCACTCCgaggcgcagctcaaggagatCGCCGCTGGCCTCGAGAGGTCCGGCCACCGGTTCCTATGGGTGGTGAGAGCCCCTTCCCACGATGACCTAGAGAAACCATCAGACCCCTGCGCTGACCCAGACCTTGATGCCCTTCTGCCCGAGGGCTTCTTGGGGAGAACCAATAGCCGTGGTCGCGTAGTCAAGCTATGGGCACCTCAGGTGGAGGTGCTCCACCACCGGGCGACGGGGGCGTTCATGAcgcactgcgggtggaactcggTGCTGGAGGGGATCACTGCGGGCGTGCCGATGCTCTGCTGGCCTCTGTATGCGGAGCAGAAGATGAACAAGGTGTTCATGGTGGAGGAGTACGGGGTTGGCGTGGAGATGGTGGGGTGGCAGCAGGGCCTTGTCACGGCGGAGGAGGTAGTAGAGGCCAAGGTAAGGCTTGTGATGGAGTCCGAGAAAGGGGAGCAGCTCAGGGCACAGGTGATGGCACACAAAGAGGCTGCAGACATGGCGTGGAAGGATGGTGGATCGTCTCGCGCGGCGTTTGGCAAGTTCTTGGTGGACGTTCACGCTGGCCTGGGGCTAGCACGCCGCTGA